A portion of the Oxynema aestuarii AP17 genome contains these proteins:
- a CDS encoding HetZ-related protein 2, which yields MMVSEQLARKWRSRLAEECSQYSQSVRDSIVEWLLGEKRERFESVSPEKLKTICSGIDYRYQILRQRYLGVSPERGYTQLIRRLSSLVLLRNKIRTWVALSRDRQRTVVDVVQEVVHQLCERDRYMQQQIAWIGRCSSDPRVRNALVLATTEEYCLRPVRNQPLLAYRFFNYLRRSQRGGLTQVPEAELIRLVSDEIAPDDADGAVSLLDAEAIAMAEDATLWEEQQLLRLSVQKEFEQYLQQNIDETAAEWLRLYLKGRSQDEIAKLLNLPVRQVYRLREKVSYHAIRVFSLKTEPELVASWLQTSLNEHGLGLTPNQWERYWDRLTPEQRQFLNALKAGNSFEAIARERGMKVSQLVSEWTQLYLMAQSLRNE from the coding sequence ATGATGGTGTCAGAACAATTAGCCCGAAAGTGGCGATCGCGGCTGGCTGAGGAATGTTCGCAATATTCACAAAGCGTTCGAGATAGTATTGTCGAATGGCTTTTAGGAGAAAAACGCGAACGCTTCGAGTCGGTTTCTCCAGAAAAATTGAAAACGATTTGTTCGGGGATCGATTATCGCTATCAGATTTTACGACAGCGTTATCTGGGGGTCTCTCCGGAACGGGGTTACACCCAGTTGATTCGGCGGTTGTCGAGTTTGGTGTTGTTACGCAATAAAATTCGGACGTGGGTGGCGCTCAGTCGCGATCGCCAGCGTACCGTGGTCGATGTGGTTCAAGAAGTGGTTCACCAACTGTGCGAGCGCGATCGCTACATGCAGCAGCAAATTGCCTGGATCGGTCGTTGCAGCAGCGATCCGAGGGTTCGCAATGCGTTGGTATTGGCGACGACGGAGGAATATTGTTTGCGTCCGGTTCGCAATCAACCCCTGCTCGCCTATCGCTTTTTTAATTATTTGCGCCGTTCCCAGCGTGGCGGATTGACTCAGGTTCCGGAAGCGGAGTTAATTCGGTTGGTGTCCGACGAGATCGCGCCGGACGATGCGGATGGAGCGGTGAGTTTGCTCGACGCCGAGGCGATCGCGATGGCGGAAGATGCGACCTTGTGGGAAGAACAGCAACTGTTACGGCTTTCGGTGCAAAAGGAATTCGAGCAGTATTTACAGCAAAATATTGACGAAACGGCTGCGGAGTGGTTGCGTTTGTATTTAAAAGGTCGTTCCCAGGATGAAATCGCTAAGCTTTTGAATTTACCCGTGCGTCAAGTTTACCGCTTGCGCGAAAAGGTCAGTTACCATGCCATTCGCGTTTTTTCTTTAAAAACCGAACCGGAATTAGTGGCGAGTTGGTTGCAGACGAGTTTAAACGAACATGGTCTCGGACTGACTCCCAACCAGTGGGAACGGTATTGGGATCGACTCACTCCGGAGCAGCGTCAATTTTTAAATGCACTCAAAGCGGGTAATAGTTTTGAGGCGATCGCCCGCGAGCGAGGCATGAAAGTTTCCCAATTGGTTTCCGAATGGACTCAGTTGTATTTAATGGCCCAATCCCTTCGTAACGAGTAA